The following proteins are encoded in a genomic region of Rattus rattus isolate New Zealand chromosome 2, Rrattus_CSIRO_v1, whole genome shotgun sequence:
- the LOC116894222 gene encoding LOW QUALITY PROTEIN: trace amine-associated receptor 8b-like (The sequence of the model RefSeq protein was modified relative to this genomic sequence to represent the inferred CDS: inserted 1 base in 1 codon) produces MRSRTEIPQASKGRIMTSNFSQVALQLCYENINASCIKTPYSPGPRVLLYMVFGFGAVLAVCGNLLVVISVLHFKQLHSPANFLIASLASADFLVGISVMPFSMVRSIESCWYFGDTFCSLHSCCDVAFCYSSALHLCFISVDRYIAVTDPLVYPTKFTMSVSGICISISWILPLVYSSAVIYTGISATGIENLVSALNCVGGCQVVVNQDWVLISFLLFFIPTLVMITLYSKXFLVAKQQAVKIETSISGSKRESSLESHKARVAKRERKAAKTLGVTVVAFMVSWLPYTIDTLIDAFMGFITPAYIYEICGWIAYYNSAMNPLIYAFFYPWFRKAIKLILSGKILRGHSSTTSLFSE; encoded by the exons ATGAGGAG CAGGACAGAAATCCCTCAAGCATCAAAAGGCAGAATCATGACAAGCAACTTTTCCCAAGTCGCCCTGCAGCTCTGCTATGAGAACATAAATGCTTCCTGCATTAAAACTCCCTATTCACCAGGGCCCCGGGTCCTCCTGTACATGGTCTTTGGCTTTGGGGCTGTGCTGGCAGTGTGTGGGAACCTCCTGGTGGTGATTTCAGTCCTCCATTTCAAGCAGCTGCACTCTCCTGCCAATTTCCTCATCGCCTCCCTGGCCAGCGCTGACTTCTTGGTGGGCATCTCTGTGATGCCGTTCAGCATGGTCAGGTCCATCGAGAGCTGCTGGTACTTTGGAGACACATTTTGTAGCCTTCACAGCTGCTGTGATGTGGCTTTTTGTTACTCTTCTGCTCTCCACCTCTGTTTCATCTCTGTGGACAGGTACATCGCTGTCACGGACCCTCTGGTCTATCCCACCAAGTTCACAATGTCTGTGTCTGGAATTTGCATCAGCATCTCCTGGATTCTGCCCCTTGTGTACAGCAGTGCAGTGATCTACACAGGCATCAGTGCTACGGGGATTGAAAACTTagtaagtgctctcaactgcGTAGGGGGCTGCCAAGTCGTGGTCAATCAAGACTGGGTTTTGATAAGTTTTCTCTTATTCTTCATACCTACCCTTGTTATGATCACACTGTATAGCA ATTTTTTAGTAGCCAAACAGCAAGCTGTAAAAATTGAAACTTCTATAAGTGGAAGCAAAAGAGAATCGTCCTTAGAGAGTCACAAAGCCAGGGTGgccaagagagagaggaaggctgcCAAAACCTTGGGGGTCACTGTGGTGGCATTTATGGTCTCATGGCTCCCATACACAATTGACACCTTGATTGATGCTTTCATGGGATTCATCACTCCTGCCTATATCTATGAAATTTGTGGCTGGATCGCTTATTATAACTCAGCCATGAACCCTTTGatttatgctttcttttaccCTTGGTTTAGGAAAGCCATAAAGCTCATTTTAAGTGGGAAAATTTTAAGGGGTCATTCATCAACTACAAGTTTGTTTTCAGAATAA